The window tttttcaatgactttgcaaatgttggctatttttcaattaccagccCAAAAACTGGCTAGCATGTGCTATTTTTACTAGGAATTCTGATGACTCACACAACCTAATAACTCTATCAGGATATGGATATTATTTAGTGATTTTTACTCAAATAGCCAGttatattttatttactttttctagccatatacataaattatacattggTTATACACAATCATATATagataatacataaattatgcacaTATTATTCCTCCACcgtctatttttagtttaaatagttGGGTCATGGATGAAAGACTATTTGTGTTAATTCTTCAAATATCTCGCTATTAACCAAACCTAGCTGCTAATTTTGGATAATGGATTAATTAGCATCTAGTGTGCGGCCCAGCCCAACGCTGGCCATTCTACTTCTTCCTCCTCTCGTGAAAATAGTACGGGCTAGCTAGTTTTTGGACTGATAATTGTAAAATAGCCAACATTTATAAAGTCATCgaaaatagctactattttgctgcaatacaaaaagttccagcataatatactgaagattggtgcacctgtgtatgaacttccagcatattatgctagaactccgacacacggaaagtttcagcataatatactggaggttggagcacatgtgtatgaacttccagcatattatgctggatcagtatactatgctggaactccagtatattatgacggagttccagcataatatacttgaACTCCATCATAATACAttggaattccagcataatatactgaaactccactatattatgctggaagttcacatgtaaaaaattcgaattccagtatattatgctggaatattttccggattttgaacagtgttttcgttcagaattatctttacatgaaaagtggctaaatttcgattacttctGAAAcagtgactattttttaattaccacttataaatctggctatttttaaattacaCCCTCCTCTCCACGTAGATCTGTAAATAAAAAACAGAGGAGATTATTCTagtattattttttgtattaaattATAAGTGGTTATAAAAGATAATTTCCTCCTTTGTTGGTAGTAGGCGTTTTCTGCGACGACTTAAATTACTTCAGGTCAACGATTGCATGGTCTCATTTTGACGGTTACCTTTGTATTCTACGTACGTATGCCAGTCAATTACTTCTGTCCAAGAAAAACTGCCATGTATTTATAACTTTAAACAGGGCGAAAATCATTTTGATCCCTTAATTTTATCTTGTAAATCAAATTTTTTATCCAATATTAAACAATAAATATTCTACTCCTCCTATTATATGTATTatttattttacctttaatatTTTCTATTCCTTCTCTATGCATATAACTTTTTTATTATATTGTAAAAGATAGATTTTATCTTTAGCTAAGTATTTTACCAATTTAAATATCtttttataaattttgaaataaagctCAAATAAAATTTAACTGGAATTGTATATTTATGAATTTGTAACAAAATTACTTTAATATTAAGTATATATTTAAGTTTTACTTTCTCTTTTATATTCtttattatgtgtatatatatctttgaatttttattttccttaacaaaatatttttgaaatgtaaTTTAGAAAACATCTAAGGTATAAATATGTAATTTTTTAGgaatttattataaaatttacttctatttttaattttttatattactAAGCTAATTAACTTTTATTTGATTGATATTAATAAGATCTTTTATTCTAATATTTTAATTGCacgtatttcttttattattcaatttaaatatattatatatgattggttatcattttttactttttaaatttttttaaaagagttCACTTAGGTAAATTTATAATATAGACTAAGAAAAATATCTTGATACTAAAAAGGTATATATCGTAAGAACAATGAGTAGATAATAtaggaaagaagaacaacttaTCGAAAAATATTGTGTCGTGGCAAGCCACTGCCTTGAGAGCGATTTCAGCCCGACTCGGTACAACTTATTAAAACAGGTCGTTCCCCAAGATTGCACAACACCTCCAAACACGTGCACTCGTGACTGAAAGTTTGAAATTTGCACAAAATAATTGCCTAGAAAGAAGAGAATATGAATGTGTTTTCTATGTTGGATAATTCACAAAGAAGACTGCCTTTTATAGGCAAAGCTGTTGGACAGTTACAGATGAAGAAATTAATCTGTAGGTGTtacagaaattaaagatgaagCTGTTACAAAAATTAACCACAACTGTTATAAAAATTAAACACAACTGTTACCGAAATTAAACCATGGCAGTTacaaagaaataaatgaaaaGTTACAAAATTTAATTCAAAGAGAACGAATTGGACATATTCCAGTAAgctgaaaaaatgaagaaataatttTAGCAAAACCAAATTTGGAATAGGCCTCACGTATATCTCGCGCGCAGGGGGAGGGGGGCAAAATTGACCCGTTTTGCCTTCAGGACCAATTTCTCATGTGCGCGAGGCCACTCTATTTTACTAACTCTTTACAAGCCCAACAAAAGAGCAAATCAAGAAAATAATCCATGGGCTTTAGCCCCACCCCCCTCGGCATTTCAAGGATAACTCTCCTTGCCAAACCCTTGGTTAAAGGATCCGCTAAATTTTTTCGGATCTTacatattccaagaaaataataccatattttaataattattttaccgTACCATGTCTAATGCGGATATATCTTCTTTTTCCATTGTACATACTATTTTTGGCAATTTCAATTGCCGCTTGTGAGTCACAATGTAGAGAAACTGGTGAAGCTTGTCTTCCCCACAAAGGCACGTCTGCCAATAAGTTTCTCAACCACTCGGCTTCTTGCCCTGACAACTCAAGAGCAATGAATTCAGACTTCATAGTATATCGTGCTATACAAGTCTGTTTTGAAGACTTTCATGAAATAGCACCTAcacccaaagtaaacacatagccaCTAGTGGAGCTAACTTCATCATTGTCAGTAACCTAGTTTTCACCACAAAATCCTTCTAAAACAATAGAAAACTTATTAAAATGCAAACACCAATCCATAGTACCTTTCAAAATACCTTAGCAAACGATGAAGAACATTATAGTGTTCACTACTAGGGGTTGCGAGTATATCTACTCAATCTATTAACAGCATAAGCAATATCAAGTCGTGTATAATTCATGAGAAATATTACACTACCAATTATCTTAGCATATTCAGTTTGAGAACTACTGAAttccttattctttctcaagTGTATGCTAGGCTAATAAGGAGTTCTCACAGGAGCTActtcaaaataattaatttttttcaaCATTTTCTCAATATAATGAGACTGAGACAGCGAAAAACCATTAgaagttcttttgattttaatacTTAAAATCACATCTGCttctccaagatctttcatttcaaatttaaaagataaatAATCATTAGTCTTATTAACAACATTCACATTAGGGCCAAAGATTAATATGTTATCCACATACAAACATATAATCACACAATCTAATCCTATCGTCTTGAAATAAACACAAGTATCATATGCATTAACAACAAAATTATTACCCACTAATGTGCTATTAAAATTTTCATACCATTGCTTAGGTgtctgctttagaccatacaaagatttTTTTAATTTGCATACTTTATTCTCCTATCCTTAGATCACAAATCCCTTAGGTTGAGACGTATAGATCTCTTCTCTAAATCACCATTTAGGAAAgtcgttttaacatccatttgatgtatcaCTAAATTATGAATAGAGGCTAAAGCAACAAGAGTTCTAATAGTCGCTATCTTAGTCATAGGAgaataagtgtcaaagtaatcaatgtatttcttttgattaaaACCCCTAATAACAAGTCTAGCCTTATATTTCTCAATTGTACCGTCAGGTCtcaattttttcttaaatatccACTTGCTATTTATGGGTTTACAACCTTTAGGCAAATCAGACAAGTCCCAAGTGTAATTAGAAACTATAGAGTCTAATTCACTTTTAATGGCCTCTTTTCAAAAACTAATATCTATTGACCTCATTGCTTCATTATAAGTCTTAGGGTCTTCTTCTATTAAATAGATTGAAACTAATTCATCACTCAAGACATCGAGATCAATATTTTCAGTCAAGAAAGTAGTGATAAAGTCAGGACCAAAGCTAGCTTCAATTCTACGTCTCTTACTCTTTCTAAGTTCATTTTCATACTCATTAGCAGTAACACTAGAAGAAGGCACAATATGAGAATTAACAGACATAGATGCAGAGGCATTATTAGGCACATCACTAGGCAAATTATTTTTCAATGGAAAAACATGCTCAAAAAATTTTGCATCTCTAGATTCACAAATAGAACTATCATTTAAAGACATAAATCCATACGCAGCATTATTTTGAGCATAACCAATGAAAATAGCATCAAAAGTCTTGGGTCCAATAGTTACTTGTTTAAAATCAGGTAGACCAACCTTAGCCtaacacccccacactttcagAATTTTTAAGTTTGGGGCAAACCCTTTCCATAACTCATACGAGGTTTtatctaacttcttatgagggACTTTATTAAGAACATAGTATGCAGATAAAATAACTTATCCCACATATTATCAAATAAACCCGAACTCAAAAGTATAGAATTTATCATTTTCTTAAGGGTTCTATTTTTCCGTTCGGCTGCACCATTGTTTTGGGGAGTATAGGGAGAAGTAACCTCATGTATAACACCATTTTTCTCACAAAAGGCTTCTAGAGTACTAGTACTATATTCACCACCCATGTCAGACCTTAGCCTCTTGATTTTTCTGTCTAATTGATTTTCTACTTCTGCCTTatatttcaaaaacatgcttTCAGCCTCATCTTTTGACTTAAGAAGATATAACTTAGTGTATGTAGAAAAGTCATCTACAAAAgtgatgtagtatttctttccatCCTTAACAATGTTCTTGAAATCTGCTAAGTCTAAATGCACTAGTTCAAGCAATTCTGTCTTTCTACTAGTTACATTCTTAAAAGGTTTTTTGGTATGTTTTGCATGTACACAAATAGGATACTTAAAAAAATTATCGACATTAACTGCatgaattaattatatttttctaAGTCTTTTAATAGAAGCAATATTAACATGACCTAGTCTACCATGCCACAAATCAATGGACTCAGTAATATAAGTACAATTGAAAGTACTAGCATTATTAGTAATCTCTTGAGCGTTGTTCAGTACAAATAAACATCCACTGAGGTAATCCTTCCCAACAAAGTCTCCCCTACGAGAAATAATAACTTTATCAGATTCAAAAATAAGTTTAAGGCCTGCTTTGTTGAGAAGCGCACCAGAAACTAAGTTTCTACGAAGGGAGGATACGTACAAAACATTGTTCAAGGCTAAAGGTTTTTCAGAAGTTAACTTAAGAAGAATTTTTCCTTCACCCATAAATCCAACTGTAGTGGAGTTACCCATGTAGAGGAACAAGCCATCAACAAATTCTTCAAAGTCGTGAAACAGCTCTTTGTTGGCGCAAAGGTGCCTTGAAGCGCCCGTGTCCAGTATCCAGTCAGTCTTGTTAGCTACCATGTTTACCTCAACGACCACAACATCAATGACATCACCACCCGCAGTAAGGTTATCTTGGACTGGAGCTTTTCCTTCATGCTGAGCTTTGTCCTTATCTCCGGTTGCACTGGAAAGCCTTGTGACCAATTTTTCCGTAGACATAGCAAGGTCATTTCGACTCTTGAATATGGTCCTCCGGCTTATTGAAgtaattcttcttcttcacttgtCATTTCTTCTAGCCTTTCTTCTGTTTTTCTTTAAACCTATCTTTCACAAAAGTACTAGAAGATTCCACAAGGTTAGCTTAAGAAGAATTAAGAGAGAGAGATTTCATCTTATCCTTAAGCCGTTCAGCCTCCTCATCTTTGAGACGATTTGCTTCCTCAGTCCTCATGTGACTGATCAGTTCTTCAAGAGTTAAGtttttcttcttatgtttcagtTGATTCCTGTAATCACTCCAGGAAGGTGAAAACTTTTCAAGCAGAATATTAGCTTGAAGAATTTCACACATCTCCATGCCTTCGTTCAAAACATCAAAAGTCATGTTCTCATACTCGTGAACTTACTCCATGATTGACTTATCATCAACCATCTGAAACTTGATCCACTTTCCAACCACGTATTTTTTTTTCCCGCATCATCTGCACCATATTTCTTCTCCAAACTGTCCCATATGACTTTAGTagatttataatttataaataaatcaaagagaGGGTTAGTCATATAGTTAAGCAGATGCCCTCGAACATTTTTATTatccttttcaatttttttaagcAACATCATCAGCAACAACAATAGTAGTATTAGAACTATCAGCAACAACATCAGCAGGTTGTTCACTAAACAAAACCTAATCAACTTCTAACTGTTCAAAGAAAATTAAAAGCTTCTGGGTCCAACGCTTATAATTGTTTCCATCTAAAGGCTCAAGCTTTGACAGATCAGGAAGTATTTTGTTCAAACTGGTAGCCATTAGTCAATATGTAAGAATCGCTTTCAAATGGTAAGAACAATGAGTAGATAATATTGACCAAgtagaagaaggaaagaagaacaacttaTCGAAAAATATTGTATCGTAGCAAGCCACTTCCTTGAAAGCGATTTCCGCCCGACTGGGTGCAAAGCATTAAGACCGGTTGTTCCCCAAGGTTCCACAACACCTCCAAACACGTGCACTCGTGGCTGGAAGTTTGGAATTTGCACAAAATAATTACCTAgaaagaagagaagatgaagatTTTTTTGTGTTGGATAATTCACAAAGAAGACTGCCTTTTATAGGCAAAGCTGTTGGACTGATACAGATACAAAAATTAATCAGTAGCTGTtacagaaattaaagatgaagCTATTACAAAAATTAATCACAACTGTTACAAAAATTAAACATAATTGTTACAGAAATTAAACCATGACAGTTaagggtgttcataaaaacccgaaaaaccgaaccaaatcgaccaaaaaaatcgataccttttaggtttggtttggttttggttttgaattttaaaaaccgatcaagtttggtttggttttggttttaatcgcaaaataaccgaaccaaaccgactattgaagtagctatttaaatttattattagacctatatatatgtatctttttatataaagtttctaaaattttatagtACATATTAGTCATatatatttttagtctagttctttgttattataataatctaattattTGCTTTTATTGATTGgtatttttcttttgctaagtacaagaatttatttcatgttaaaaataattaatttttaatcgagtaattaaattattcatcactgtttgattcaattatcatcaatatatcttattaaatgatagatttcttaaagatcaattggtttgatagtgttacattgaaaatgtagtcgccagaatatgtgtttggtaatgtatgtctcatatttaaggaaaaaaaaaataaataaccgaaaaaaccgaaaaatcGAACAAAACCAAAtcgataaaaaaataatttaattggtttggtttggttcaaaTATTAGaagaaccgacttacttggtttggtttctttttagggaaaaatcgatccaaaccgaaccatgaacacccctataTTCTGGCCACAAATAGCTTCTTAAAATAGGACATCTGAGTCTGATGACAGACTCAGAATTTTCACTAAGAAGAGTCAAAATATAGATAAACAAACATCAAAAGAGAATAAGGGGATTCaacatatagtatatatacataatcTTTTTATCcgtctatctatctatctatctatctatctatctatctatctatctatctatctatctatctatctatctatctatctatctagcGTAAATTTTCAGCTAAAGAGTGTCAATTAACTCCACCCGGCAAAGATTGAATGGTACACTTTGTTGAATACTGAGTTATTTACCTTGAGAAACATGGATCAATTCCCACTTAATACTTTTTTTAATGGTGCACCCATGTTCAacaaatcctagatccgcctctgctaccggtaagtttGTACTCGAGAGTCATTGAATCAACCTTCCCAAATCAAACACCGatcaataattttcaatttttctttgtaaaGCTTGTTCGTTAAAAGAAATCCCAAGtgaaattaaaaaaaggaaaacaaaaaagaggTATATATACCAACAAATTATTAAATACATGCTGGAAGAAGAGTCATAGTTACACTTGCGGATACAATTTATTAGTataggaaaaggaaaaattatttatCTATACAAGCATCCTCTATATGATGGGATCAAATAGTCAGATCCATTGTTACTCTCACGATAAATTTGAGGGGTACATGAAATTGGTACTAAACAAAGACCTCTACTCCTCAGATCAACGTCTTTTCTGTCAAATCCTCCCCAGCGTTCCTGAATTATCAACAACCTTCGCTATTAATATTGATAATAATAGTTTTAGCATTTTAATGCTATATTTAAATGAAGCCAATCTTTAATAGTAGTAGATAACATCTCCAGAGCTCAGTTTCTCTGTTTTTAAAATGTGTTAAATAAGATTTGTTTTTCCAAGGTACGTATAATTAACCAAAATAATACAGTAATTTACAAGAGTTTTACCATCCTAAGAAATAGACGTAAAAAGTTGTTGGGTAATGAATTAGCTCACCTTGCAGGTATTGCTCTTCATGTAGGCATGGCTCAGTAGCTGCAGAGGAGAAAATGAGAACGTTATATTAATTATAGTTACCTAAAACTTTAATTCAATATCAATATTGAAACATAACAGTAATGATAATTATATTGGGGAAGTCTTCAACATGCAGGTGTGATATAGGATCTATCAATGTAACAACTATAGCTAGAGAAAATAAGACGTTCGAACTAATAGATCAAATAGAAGACGAAGAAATTAAAAGGGAATATCTATTAAAATCAAAAATATAGTTTTACAAAATCAACCGTCTACTAAAGTAGAATCATTTAGCATGAAGAGAAtattaaaaattttgaaactGAAAAGGTCAGAGACAATCATACTGGACCTACTAGCTGAAATAAATCAGCTAAAATTGTACGATGTATACTTATTGTGGGGTTATTTTATAAAAGTAAAGGTTATTTCTATTACTAGCACTGTGAAATCGTACCTGTATTTGCTCTTGTAAGAATCTAACATAGTTGATTGTTTCCCACAGAACGGATGCCGTATCAGTCTAGACAAGTTAGAGAATGTTCGATCAGAGATGATATCCGAGTTTAAATAATGACAATAATACTTTGGTTAATCTAATACAAATGACAATGAGCACACTTGGAAAATATGAAAAGGAGTTAAATGGGGTGGAATAAGATGACTTGATATCGCAGTTTCAATTTAATAATAGAGATTAACCCAACTTGGTCATTCCGTAGCTAGCACGATTGGACCTCAGTGTTTTCCTCGTGCAGAATATTATATTCCTCTCTTTTATTTCAGAAAAAAATTATGTTTGCGAAAAAATTACTACCATGTGTTTCATTTTATGTAACCGTATTTGATTGGTACgtgattaatattttttaaaatttctgaTCAGAAATATGTCATACATTATATTTATACAGACTATTAAAGATTATTattaaagtaaaatataaaattttaatttagatTATTTCCGAACTTAAAATGGAATCATTCTTATtgaataaattaaaaagaaaattaaggTCATAGAAGTAATTACTGAACATGAAATCATGGGGAAACGGTCACAACGTACAATCACATTTACCACTAGAACTAGGATTCAATTAATGACATATCAAGCTTTATTCTATACTTTGATCATATTGCTTTTTGACAttgcattttttgaatttttcgaaaTATAGAGCGATTCATAAACCATTTTAAAAACCACTGGTATTAATTTTTCAAGTGTAAATATCAATTAAAAAGACAGTGTAGGCTAACCTTTCCAAATGGTGACACAATTTGTTGGAGAGCTGTGATTTTTTCTGCAAGCTTCACTTTTGGGACTTGTACCTGTAGATTGATCCACATAAAGTTTGAGTACTAAATAATATCTATAATTTCAAATGGGAAAATACTGTAAATCcaaatgtattttattttaatacatTGAagtctccgtttcaatttatgtgaacctatttgattgaacatgaagtttaagaaaaaagataagacttttgaacttgtggagTAAAATGAGACACAAATATTTTGTATTgctataaatcattgtataaagATAGATTGTTTCAAACATGAAAAGGAATCTCTTTggcacagactaaaaagaaaataggttcacgtaCAAGATTATTGTCCAACACACAACAATTTGTGACACATAAAGTATGTACTAATAATATTCCTATTTCACACAAAATACCTTTGGAGAGGAAACTGCCGAACTTTCAATCTTTTGCCTTTTAGAGTTTGTGTCTGAATTATCTTCTGATCTCCTCTTTTTTCCTTCACTTTGAATTTCTTGTGCTCTTCCGTTTCTTGTCAACGTGCTGCATATTGATTTTGTACCCCGAGACTTGGTCTTCGAAATAAAGAACACAAACAAATAGTATTAGTTTGAGTAACTTCAAAGGGTAGAAGATTATATGGTTGGTGAACAAAATTGATCGACATCGATTGTTATACCTTGAAAATCCTTACCCGGTGGTCGATACGGGCTCTAGTATCGAATTAATGGCTATAGTATCGAATTAATTCGGATTGGTGCCCCAGTAAGGCCATTAAACGAAAAGATCTTCACACtagaatatttttttattcttagGGCTCGAAATAACCACTAACAactttaattattataataactaGTAATAAGGacatattcttttgattttaacttaaatattttactttttaacatttccaaattacattttttccATGATTTTTCAAACTCGTAATTTCCACAACAAACTTGTAGTAACATTCTTCTGATCCAAGTTGTGTGTATTTCTTACCATTTTTCAAGTAATTTGGGAGAGAGATAACTTACAAGAGATGGTTGGAGGCCTTGCTTTTTATGTTGTGCTAAATTCAACGTTTTCAGACTTGGCTTAAAGTCGTTGAAAGTATCCACCAATGGCTTGCTTAAATAGCTACCAAAAGATACATTAAAATCAGGAAAGCTTCTTGAATTAATATCAtcagcacatgagttatccacTTGTGGCAGTATTCCACAGTGATGTCTGGGCAATTTCACTTCTTGATGTCCATTTTCTCCTTGTCTCCAGTATTGATGTGAACTAGGTTCCATAGCATTAATATTATCTGTATAATTAATATGAATTTGCCTTCCAAGAAGAAGATTACTGTAGGGATGAAAGTAGTCATCATCATCATTAGCCAGTTGATTATGGTCAAAACGAGATTTAGAGGAGATTAAGGTTGATGCTCCATCCAATAAACTCATCTCTGAAATTGCATCTTGGTTGTTATTCTCCAACAGATTTTTAGTATTAATATTCCCAGCTGTTTCACTAGCAGAGCTGCTTCTGCAGATTTGGTTAATAAATTCAAGTAAGGAGATATTaatataaaacaaaacaaaaaaagaggaaaaaaataagAACAAACTTCTTCTAAAGATCGTGTGACCTTCTTTTTTTTCGCCGCTAAAAAAATAAGTGTTCTATATGACCATCTCATCTAATAGAGAAGTTATTAGAGAACTAATTATGTTttcaatataaatatataatataagaAAAGTGCTAAATTGGGTTTCTAGATAACTGGTATGCTAAGAATTATGCTAGTTTCAGGTATAGTTAGTGGAAACTTCTTATTCACtctatttttacattattagTGCTCCATGTTCAACCATGCTGTTACTTAATTTCCATATACTATCACATATCTAATACTTTACAGATCTTTGGATAAGTGATCGAATAAAAATCTTCTTGTACTAGTACTCATTAAGAGAATCCTACAGTCTCGTCCCCCTACGCCgacaagataataataaaataaacaaagtttCTTTACACTAACAATTAATGGTTTGCAAAAGGAGGCTAGCAGGCTTGCATGCAAGTAAAAATAGAGTACtgtttgattttcttctttttggttgctAACGTTATATCCTCAATTACGTTCAGTTTTAGGGTTATGCATGTCTAGTAACTAAAAATTTAATAACGTAGTCATAAAGAAATATTATCCTAACATCCTAAAAAAAACTGAAACTCACAGGAGGAGTTGGCTCCAAATGAGGTGGTTGTGATCAGAGGACGCAGCGGTTTCTCCAGAAATGAAAGAAGTGCTGTTATCATCAACACCAAGTAGAAACTGATATTGTTGAAGATTATTAGTGGCAGTATTTTGAACATCTTCCTCACAAGAGGAAGAATCTGATGACTGTTGATTATGGtttgcttgttgttgttgttgttgccataaATAGTTGGAGCTTCTAGTGGTATTGCATGAAGAAATTGGATTATTGTCCTGTGGCCACCAGTTTTGTGTTAATAAGCAGAAATTGGGGTTGGTTGTTATTGGTGGTTAAATCCGAGTTTTCAAGAGTGCATTCTGTAGACATGgctctctctctctatatgctTTGCCTTAATTTCTTTCTAAACAAAGTACAATGGCGGACAATGCTTTaaaacttttctttctttggCCAATGGTGGGATGATTGGAATTTAAATAGAGTGCTTTTGGGGTTTTTGGGGTGACGTATTTTGGTAGGTCTGGAAGAATTTTTGGGGTGGACAATATTAAATGCTCTTGAGCTTTTCCCACTAGAGTTTGTGCGCAATTATTATAATATggtttttggggggggggggggatggggTACGAGGGACAAGCacggagaatttttttttttttttttttgtataaagtTAAAA is drawn from Nicotiana tabacum cultivar K326 chromosome 9, ASM71507v2, whole genome shotgun sequence and contains these coding sequences:
- the LOC107790577 gene encoding transcription factor bHLH111-like: MSLLDGASTLISSKSRFDHNQLANDDDDYFHPYSNLLLGRQIHINYTDNINAMEPSSHQYWRQGENGHQEVKLPRHHCGILPQVDNSCADDINSRSFPDFNVSFGSYLSKPLVDTFNDFKPSLKTLNLAQHKKQGLQPSLTKSRGTKSICSTLTRNGRAQEIQSEGKKRRSEDNSDTNSKRQKIESSAVSSPKVQVPKVKLAEKITALQQIVSPFGKTDTASVLWETINYVRFLQEQIQLLSHAYMKSNTCKERWGGFDRKDVDLRSRGLCLVPISCTPQIYRESNNGSDYLIPSYRGCLYR